The following coding sequences lie in one bacterium genomic window:
- a CDS encoding SGNH/GDSL hydrolase family protein: MAIHKSFSIFAGIGVFLSAVVVSLWICEGILWLMGYNPLLYYAGMPNHQYRHKTFEFNVAYEQNEFGFRTPNVSFEKPRNTYRIVILGDSYTYGLGVEDAEVYARQLEIRFNTFFKSTSSSRRVQVINLGISNRAIGDYLAFYQSVGIRYQPDLTIVSFFEGNDVSDEVSEVLPTGDVLDETGAYAFIRNSLQGISPRLFKLIKITKKQWKHKALTEFRAVLPWSEDKLVQHLMVSGIDSAYAVKRIKEIPDAMREDVLTNRIYRPAFARWCAGQQANIALPDTLTMRRNEKFTAETFGRLVDLARHNHSDIMLAAIPSPFAVVQKEKLVWAVSSPPEKVQEQIRNLVIRMCKENQTAYIDLKPALKAADQAGETTHFAYDLHWTARGHRLVADTLFERIKDRVTN; encoded by the coding sequence ATGGCAATTCACAAGTCATTTTCCATTTTTGCCGGCATTGGGGTTTTCCTCAGTGCAGTGGTCGTGTCCTTATGGATTTGTGAAGGCATTCTTTGGCTGATGGGTTATAATCCGTTGTTGTATTATGCCGGAATGCCCAATCATCAGTATCGTCACAAAACGTTTGAGTTTAATGTCGCGTACGAACAGAATGAATTCGGTTTTCGCACGCCGAATGTGTCCTTTGAGAAACCGCGCAATACGTACCGTATAGTTATTTTGGGTGATTCTTATACCTACGGGCTTGGCGTAGAGGATGCCGAAGTTTATGCACGGCAGCTTGAAATCAGGTTCAATACTTTCTTTAAAAGCACGAGTTCGTCGCGCCGCGTACAAGTCATCAATCTTGGCATTTCCAATCGGGCGATCGGTGATTATTTAGCCTTTTATCAGTCCGTCGGCATCCGCTATCAACCGGATTTGACGATCGTATCGTTCTTCGAAGGTAATGATGTTTCGGATGAAGTTTCTGAGGTATTGCCGACAGGAGATGTATTAGACGAAACGGGTGCTTATGCGTTTATCCGGAATTCATTACAAGGGATATCGCCGCGATTATTCAAACTGATCAAAATTACCAAGAAGCAATGGAAACACAAAGCGCTCACTGAATTCCGAGCGGTGTTACCTTGGTCGGAAGATAAACTCGTACAACATCTGATGGTATCCGGTATAGACAGTGCGTACGCTGTAAAACGGATAAAAGAAATTCCGGATGCAATGCGGGAAGATGTATTGACCAATCGTATCTACCGACCGGCCTTTGCACGATGGTGTGCAGGGCAACAAGCCAATATTGCTTTGCCCGATACGCTGACCATGCGTCGTAACGAAAAGTTTACGGCGGAAACGTTTGGGCGTTTGGTTGACTTGGCGCGTCACAATCATTCGGATATCATGCTGGCGGCCATACCGTCGCCTTTTGCGGTTGTTCAGAAAGAGAAGTTAGTTTGGGCTGTTTCATCACCTCCTGAGAAGGTACAGGAGCAAATCAGGAATCTGGTCATTCGGATGTGTAAAGAAAACCAAACGGCTTACATAGACTTGAAACCTGCTTTGAAGGCTGCCGATCAAGCCGGTGAAACGACACATTTTGCCTATGATCTGCACTGGACGGCAAGGGGACATCGTTTGGTCGCCGATACGTTATTTGAACGCATTAAAGATCGCGTCACCAACTAA
- a CDS encoding EI24 domain-containing protein, whose translation MLTQLLRGTSYPFTAFGFIVHHRLLRWVLAPFLINVLLFGAFFVWTIIHISDVIHWMETGFLGEMNIVLFWIVAAIILTIYILIMAYIWSLIGGLVAAPFNQYLSVQSEHIEGLVSDHTTSWWHDLYRALIAELKKITFLLFLITPLVLLPLMLLHLIPGFGSVLYAILMFGYVSFATAFSFLDYVLENRRFGFREKLRFVMANRAFCFGFGGVSALLLMIPFINVLFIPVLAVSATLMYIREPMQQKR comes from the coding sequence ATGTTAACTCAATTATTACGCGGCACAAGTTATCCTTTTACGGCGTTCGGTTTTATCGTTCATCACCGTCTCCTGCGGTGGGTGTTAGCACCGTTTCTGATCAATGTGTTGCTTTTCGGTGCTTTTTTCGTATGGACGATCATACATATCAGCGATGTCATACATTGGATGGAAACCGGGTTTCTCGGTGAAATGAATATTGTACTTTTTTGGATTGTCGCAGCGATCATACTGACGATCTATATACTGATCATGGCCTACATTTGGAGTTTGATCGGCGGATTAGTCGCTGCACCTTTTAATCAGTACCTCAGTGTACAATCGGAACATATTGAAGGTCTCGTATCCGATCATACCACTTCGTGGTGGCATGACCTCTACCGCGCGTTGATCGCCGAACTGAAAAAAATTACATTTCTTTTGTTTCTGATAACGCCTTTGGTTTTATTGCCGCTCATGTTGCTCCATCTGATACCCGGCTTCGGAAGTGTGCTCTATGCGATACTGATGTTCGGGTATGTCAGTTTCGCGACAGCATTCAGTTTTTTGGATTATGTATTGGAAAATCGCCGATTTGGTTTTCGCGAAAAGCTGCGTTTTGTAATGGCCAATCGCGCCTTCTGTTTTGGTTTCGGCGGCGTTTCCGCTCTGCTTTTGATGATTCCTTTTATCAATGTACTTTTTATACCTGTGTTGGCCGTTAGCGCCACGCTCATGTATATACGTGAACCTATGCAACAAAAACGGTGA
- the hutH gene encoding histidine ammonia-lyase, with the protein MTEFAIHGDNLSIAVISEILKNKPRVVLTESAKQTINRGRRTIEDIVSSGRVVYGVNTGFGKFSDVRISDDQLEILQENLVRSHACGVGEPFPADIAKVMLLLKANGLAKGYSGVRLEIVETLLAMFNADVLPVIPQQGSVGSSGDLAPLAHLTLVLMGEGEAWFQGQRLPGGEAMKRAGIKPVRLRSKEGLAVLNGTQTMTATAVVNLIRAKNCMEAAEICGAMSMEVLLCTPTAFDPRIQDVRNQTGQIESARRLRDLVAGSPLIASHADCKKVQDAYSVRCMPQVHGATRDAIAYVQQIVEREINAATDNPLIFSEDGDVLSGGNFHGQPVALVMDFLAIAVSEIGNISERRTAWMMDGHLSDGLPPFLAKDGGLNSGYMIAQYAAAALVSENKSLSHPASVDSVPTSANKEDHVSMGTIGARKAYRIIENVENILAIEWLCAAQAGDFRKPIAFAGKTQKAYDLLRKYVPTLDKDRNTSVDIQTANAQLQTGAMVNAVWG; encoded by the coding sequence ATGACAGAATTTGCCATCCATGGAGACAATCTGAGTATTGCGGTGATTTCAGAAATTCTGAAAAATAAACCCCGCGTGGTATTGACCGAATCCGCTAAACAAACTATTAACCGGGGACGCCGGACCATCGAAGACATTGTCAGCTCGGGGCGTGTGGTGTACGGTGTGAATACGGGATTCGGAAAATTCAGCGACGTACGCATTTCCGACGATCAGCTTGAAATTTTACAGGAAAACTTAGTGCGCAGCCATGCCTGCGGCGTCGGTGAACCTTTTCCGGCAGACATCGCAAAAGTGATGTTACTTCTTAAAGCCAACGGATTAGCCAAAGGGTATTCCGGTGTACGATTGGAAATCGTCGAAACATTATTAGCCATGTTTAATGCGGACGTCCTACCGGTGATACCACAACAAGGTTCCGTCGGTTCGAGCGGAGATCTGGCGCCACTGGCGCATTTGACTTTGGTGTTGATGGGCGAAGGCGAAGCTTGGTTTCAGGGGCAACGTCTGCCCGGTGGCGAAGCTATGAAGCGCGCAGGAATAAAGCCGGTACGGCTTCGCTCCAAAGAAGGCCTGGCTGTGCTCAATGGTACGCAAACGATGACGGCTACGGCGGTCGTCAATCTCATACGTGCAAAAAATTGTATGGAAGCGGCTGAAATCTGCGGCGCCATGTCCATGGAGGTTTTGCTGTGTACGCCGACAGCGTTTGATCCGCGTATCCAGGATGTGCGAAATCAAACCGGTCAGATCGAGTCCGCGCGACGTCTGCGTGATCTGGTCGCGGGCAGTCCTTTGATCGCGTCCCATGCCGATTGCAAAAAAGTGCAAGATGCGTACAGCGTGAGGTGCATGCCGCAGGTTCATGGCGCGACGCGGGATGCGATCGCGTATGTACAACAGATCGTCGAGCGGGAGATCAATGCGGCGACAGATAATCCGCTGATTTTTTCGGAAGACGGCGATGTGTTATCGGGTGGTAATTTTCATGGCCAGCCGGTCGCGCTCGTAATGGATTTTCTGGCGATAGCCGTGAGTGAAATCGGTAATATTTCCGAACGTCGCACGGCATGGATGATGGACGGGCATTTGAGCGACGGTTTGCCGCCGTTTTTGGCAAAAGATGGCGGGCTCAACTCCGGGTATATGATCGCACAATACGCGGCCGCGGCGCTGGTATCGGAGAATAAATCGCTGAGCCATCCGGCCAGTGTAGATTCCGTACCGACTTCGGCCAATAAAGAAGATCACGTCAGCATGGGTACTATCGGCGCGCGCAAAGCCTACCGGATTATCGAAAACGTCGAAAATATTTTAGCCATCGAATGGCTGTGCGCGGCCCAGGCGGGCGATTTTCGCAAGCCGATCGCATTTGCCGGCAAAACGCAAAAAGCATACGACTTACTTAGGAAATATGTGCCGACTTTGGATAAAGACCGCAATACCAGTGTGGATATTCAAACGGCCAATGCGCAGTTACAGACGGGCGCTATGGTAAATGCGGTGTGGGGATAA
- a CDS encoding RHS repeat-associated core domain-containing protein, translating to MDRLDAAWRLEHYNIYGNDLLGKLDSLQKRYYYLTDHLGSVRVTVKDTAGVPVDSWSDYYPFGKESRGSSTVNEPKEGYTSQLYDSESDLIYYKRRYYNQNIARFISVDPLTDKYPQWTPYQYAGNMPVRYIDLDGLEPAHPVNLFCNNNPTTATFLGIVQGVYNFGSSIVDGLSQESNGASFSMNLLKAGLEIASDPGQALANVINAVDTRVDNMSSSNNYTKAAAITETVLDVAATATVAADAVNLVKTADAVSTTAKMSDAAKVLGKADATVSATSGQTYPWGGASREVSKNFKKVSDTEAGALFQYSRTDKNGNKIARIISEEHKRGGTIGEHLRNEK from the coding sequence ATGGATAGACTTGATGCCGCGTGGCGTTTGGAGCATTACAATATCTATGGCAACGACCTCCTCGGCAAACTCGACTCCCTCCAGAAACGCTACTACTACCTCACCGATCACCTCGGAAGCGTGCGCGTCACCGTCAAAGATACAGCAGGAGTTCCCGTAGATTCGTGGAGCGATTACTATCCCTTCGGTAAAGAATCACGCGGGTCGAGTACGGTCAATGAACCGAAAGAAGGCTACACGAGTCAACTCTACGATTCAGAATCTGATTTAATTTATTACAAACGAAGATATTACAACCAAAATATAGCTCGATTTATTTCTGTCGATCCGTTGACTGATAAATATCCACAGTGGACTCCGTATCAATATGCCGGCAATATGCCGGTTAGATACATCGATTTGGATGGATTAGAGCCTGCACATCCCGTTAATTTGTTTTGTAATAATAACCCAACAACTGCAACTTTTTTAGGTATAGTTCAAGGGGTTTACAATTTTGGCAGCAGTATAGTTGATGGATTATCTCAAGAATCGAATGGGGCCTCATTTTCAATGAATCTACTTAAAGCGGGCCTTGAAATAGCATCAGATCCAGGCCAAGCTTTAGCTAATGTGATTAATGCCGTGGACACACGCGTAGATAATATGTCTAGTTCTAATAACTATACAAAAGCAGCAGCAATTACTGAAACTGTACTTGATGTTGCTGCGACAGCTACGGTTGCAGCAGATGCGGTAAATTTAGTTAAAACCGCTGACGCTGTAAGTACAACCGCTAAGATGTCCGATGCCGCAAAGGTTCTTGGAAAGGCCGATGCAACAGTAAGCGCTACTTCGGGTCAAACCTATCCATGGGGCGGTGCGAGCAGAGAAGTAAGTAAAAACTTTAAAAAAGTATCTGACACAGAGGCTGGGGCTTTATTCCAATATTCGCGAACTGACAAAAATGGAAATAAGATAGCACGCATTATTAGCGAGGAGCATAAAAGAGGAGGAACTATAGGTGAACATTTAAGGAACGAAAAATGA